From Halalkalicoccus sp. CG83, one genomic window encodes:
- a CDS encoding ABC transporter ATP-binding protein produces the protein MAVDMDPKISIESVSKRYAGTQGPIRALSEVSFTVQPEEFVCVVGPSGCGKTTLFRIIAGLEEASSGAIYLGDEPVDGPTTEMGVVFQEYLLFPWRTVRGNVAFGLEKQGVEKEEREQRIQEMIDLVGLSGFEDTYPKSLSGGMKQRVAIARSLAVDPDILLMDEPFGAVDAQTRERLHDEILEIWQETRKTILFVTHDVSEAVTLADRVVVMGTDPGHIREIVEVDLSRPRERTDAAFAEYEERIRALIGD, from the coding sequence ATGGCGGTAGACATGGATCCGAAGATCAGTATCGAATCGGTGAGCAAGCGCTACGCCGGAACCCAGGGACCGATCCGAGCGCTCTCGGAGGTGAGCTTTACGGTCCAGCCCGAGGAGTTCGTCTGCGTCGTCGGTCCCTCGGGCTGTGGCAAGACCACCCTGTTCAGGATCATCGCCGGCCTCGAGGAGGCGAGCTCGGGAGCGATCTACCTCGGGGACGAGCCCGTCGACGGCCCGACCACGGAGATGGGCGTCGTCTTCCAGGAGTACCTGCTCTTCCCGTGGCGGACGGTTCGGGGCAACGTCGCCTTCGGGCTCGAGAAGCAGGGCGTCGAGAAGGAGGAACGTGAGCAGCGGATCCAGGAGATGATCGATCTCGTGGGCCTCTCGGGGTTCGAGGACACCTACCCCAAGTCGCTCAGCGGCGGGATGAAACAGCGCGTCGCGATCGCCCGCTCGCTTGCGGTCGATCCCGACATCCTTCTGATGGACGAACCGTTCGGCGCGGTCGACGCCCAGACTCGGGAGCGACTCCACGACGAGATCCTCGAAATCTGGCAGGAGACGAGGAAGACGATCCTCTTCGTGACCCACGACGTGAGCGAGGCGGTCACGCTCGCCGATCGCGTGGTCGTGATGGGAACCGACCCCGGACACATCCGCGAGATCGTCGAGGTCGATCTGTCGCGGCCGCGGGAACGGACGGACGCCGCGTTCGCCGAGTACGAGGAGCGGATCCGGGCGTTGATCGGCGACTGA